The Kocuria flava nucleotide sequence CAGTCGGCGAGCCCGGCGAAGCCCGGGATCCCGGTGGTGACCACGGCGTTGCCGATGGCCAGTACGCCCACGGCCGGTCCGAGGTGCGGCCGGTCCAGGGCCATCAGGGCGAAGAACGCGAGCCAGAGCACGGCCCACATCAGCCACAGCGCGGTGAAGGCGCGGTCCCCCAGGCCCACCCAGGAGTGGACGGCGAAGCCGACGGCGCTGACGGCCACCACGAGCGAGAACCAGCCCAGCCCCTGGTCGGGCCAGCCGGTGATGGCGTCGATGCCCACCCACAGGTAGGTGAAGCCGAAGAAGTACAGGCCGGCGGCCAGCATGATGCGTCCGGTCTCGCCGTCGGCGGAGATGATCAGGTACGTCGGGGTGAGGACCTGCAGCGCGCCCACGAACAGGTTCAGCGGGGCCGCCGCCTTCGGCGGGATCCGCCCCAGGAGCATCACCCCGTTGACGAACAGGACCGCCCCGACGTACAGCAGGCCGACGGCAGCCACGGCTCACCGGCCCCTGCGGGCGGGACGGTGGACAGCGCTTCCGGTCATGGCAACCTCCTGATGGTCTCGACCAAGGTTCTTATCACGGGAGCCGCCGCAAAGGGTTGTCCGGCAGGGGGCGGCCCGACCAGGATGGACCTCACCCGCGGCGCACGGTCCGTGCGCCGCCCCCAGGAGGGACGAGCCATGCCCGCTTCCGATCGGGCCCGCGTGCCCGTGCCCAGGACGACCACCTCTCCCCGAGGTGCCCGGTGAGCGGCGTGGTGCGCCACGAGGCCACCGTGACCAGCTCCGAGGCGGTCCGGGGTCTGTTCGAGGACGTCGGGGTGCCCTTCTCCTTCGAGCCCGTCGGCGAGCAGTTCGCCTACCGGCACCGCCACGACGGCGACGAGCGCCTCACCGTGGTCCAGCTGCGGCTCGAGGGTGCCTACTCGGCCTGGGGCGAGACCGAGGTCTTCTGCGCCGCGGACGTGCGGGCCGAGCGCTACGACTGGCGGACTCGCGACGAGACCGGCAGCGGCGTGCGCGGCCCGGCGCTGTTCCGTCCCGGCCACCCGGCGCTCGTCGTCGGCGCCGCCGTGGAGGTCACCAACATCAACCTCGCCCCGCACCTGCTGCAGGAGGTCGCCGGGACGGTCTACGGCACCGAGGATGAGCCCGTCCGCTTCCTCTCCACCGAGCCGGTGAGCCCCCGGCTGGGGACGTACTGGACGCGGCTGTCGGGGATCGCCCGCGAGGCGGTGAACTCGGGGGCGTTCGAGGCCGAGCTCGTCCGGGCCGACCTCACCCGCCACCTGGCGGTGGCCGCCCTGGAGTGCTTCCCGCTGGCGGGCGACCCGGTCCGCCGGACCCTGTCGATGGAGGCCCAGGCACGCCGGTACCGGATGGCCGTCGAGTTCCTCGACGCCCACGCCTCCCTGCCGATCACCGTGGAGGACGCCGCCCGCGCCGCCGGCACCACCACGCCCGCGCTCGTGCGGGCGTTCCGCGCCAACCACCCGCTGGGCCTGCACCCGCTCCAGCACCTGCGCCGGACCCGCCTCGCCGCCGCCCACGCGGACCTGGCGGCCGGCAGCCCCGCGCTGGGCGACACCGTCCGGGAGATCGCCCTGCGCTGGGGCTTCGCCCACCCCGGGCGCTTCGCCGCCGCCTACCGCCGCGCCCACGGGGTCTACCCGCGCGAGACCCTCGGGCGGTAGCGCTCTTTGCCGGGGCCGGTGGACCGGGCCCGCCGCGGCACCCGGCGTCGTCGTCCCGCACGGGTCAGCCGCACCCCTGGGCGTGGCCCATCTCGGTGTGGGCCCAGCGGGCCGCGAACCGGGGGTCGCCGCTGCGGCGCACGGCCTCGGCGGTCTCCCGGTCGAGCTCGGCCCGCCACTCCTCGATGCTGAGCAGCTCCGAAGAGCGCAGCAGCGGCTGCCGGTAGATGCTCAGCGCCCGGGCGACCTCGCCGTGCTCGAGGGCGTCCCGCAGGCGCGCGACGTCGCTCGTGACCCCCGCCGGGTCGGCGAAGCGGTAGG carries:
- a CDS encoding AmiS/UreI family transporter, whose protein sequence is MAAVGLLYVGAVLFVNGVMLLGRIPPKAAAPLNLFVGALQVLTPTYLIISADGETGRIMLAAGLYFFGFTYLWVGIDAITGWPDQGLGWFSLVVAVSAVGFAVHSWVGLGDRAFTALWLMWAVLWLAFFALMALDRPHLGPAVGVLAIGNAVVTTGIPGFAGLADWWQDSTALALTIAVAGLVLLAVCRPLGRVLAARTPASPAATG
- a CDS encoding helix-turn-helix transcriptional regulator → MSGVVRHEATVTSSEAVRGLFEDVGVPFSFEPVGEQFAYRHRHDGDERLTVVQLRLEGAYSAWGETEVFCAADVRAERYDWRTRDETGSGVRGPALFRPGHPALVVGAAVEVTNINLAPHLLQEVAGTVYGTEDEPVRFLSTEPVSPRLGTYWTRLSGIAREAVNSGAFEAELVRADLTRHLAVAALECFPLAGDPVRRTLSMEAQARRYRMAVEFLDAHASLPITVEDAARAAGTTTPALVRAFRANHPLGLHPLQHLRRTRLAAAHADLAAGSPALGDTVREIALRWGFAHPGRFAAAYRRAHGVYPRETLGR